In a genomic window of Elusimicrobiota bacterium:
- a CDS encoding Jag N-terminal domain-containing protein yields MEPIESEGRTVKDAVEAALSKSGLRRDQVEITVMQEGSTGFMGMGVKPARIRLTEKRWGPDSPAPAPSAPARAPQRAPVRNSAPRPPERRPEPRRQERAPEPRR; encoded by the coding sequence ATGGAACCGATCGAATCCGAAGGCCGCACCGTCAAAGACGCCGTCGAGGCCGCCCTAAGCAAGAGCGGGCTGCGCCGCGACCAGGTCGAGATCACCGTCATGCAGGAAGGCTCCACCGGCTTCATGGGCATGGGCGTCAAGCCCGCCAGGATCCGCCTGACCGAGAAGCGCTGGGGCCCCGACTCTCCCGCGCCGGCCCCGTCCGCCCCGGCCCGCGCGCCGCAGCGCGCGCCCGTCCGGAACTCCGCCCCGCGTCCGCCCGAGCGCCGTCCCGAGCCCCGTCGCCAGGAGCGCGCCCCCGAACCCCGCCGC